One Podospora pseudopauciseta strain CBS 411.78 chromosome 4, whole genome shotgun sequence genomic window, TCCATCGCCGCCAGGGTATTGCGGGTACGGGGCGAGTACTGCCGGAGCGCTTTGATGAGTTCAGGTTTGGACGAGTTGTCAATCTCAgcctcgacatcatcatccaaatCGGTGAACTTCTCCTTTGCCGGTCTTGTGTCAAGCGAATACCCAGTCAACTCGACGGCATCTTCCAGATACGCAACACCAACAGGGAACGTCCGGCCAGGAACGGTAAGAACCGGTGCGCCGCTCAGGTACTTGGAGAACCGCTCAGCATCCACCGTGGCCGACATGAGCACCACTTTGAGGTCCTTTCTTCGAATCagcagcttcttcaacacaATCAAGAGGAAATCGCTGTCAATGGAACGCTCGTGGACCTCATCAAGGACCAGATGCGTGATCTCTTGAAGGTCGTTGGAGCTCTCGAGCATGCGCATGACTATACCAGTCGTGGCATACACAAGCCGCGTCTCCCGGCAAGTGTTGGACTCGAGACGGATCGAGTAACCGACCAAGGACCGAGATGTTCCCAAATCGCCCTTGTTCTCTCCCAGCTCCTCACTGACGCGCTTGGCCAGCGAGAGGGCCGAGATACGACGAGGCTCTGTGCAGTAAATCTTGCACGGCCTGCCCTTCATGAGCTGGTCTTCAAGAAGAAACGAGGGGACCTGCGTGCTTTTGCCGCAACCAGTCTCACCGCACACAATCACCACCTGATTCTGCTCGACGGCGTTGACCACTTGCTCTCGGAACTGCCACATGGGTAGCTGTACTCTTGACTGCAGCATAACTTGAAACCGAGGGGTTTGTGCTTTTTGCAACCAGATATTTCGATAATACTCGGGATCAAATGATTGTCGCTTGACCCGTTCATTGTCAGACTGATCCGAGTCCGTCAGGTTCTTGTTCTGGCCACGCCCCTTGAAGCCCTGAATCAAGACACCATCCTCCAGTTCCTGCTCCATTCTAGTGCGAACCATATCCCGGAGATGTCTGAGGGCCTCGCGGTCCAGCCCGTCCGctttgttcttcttggcctcggccaTTTCTGACCAGAGATCCTTCCAAGTGGCAGGCAGCCGGAGGGccaccttttcctccttgcccGAGGATCCAAAGATGCAAAACAGGGCGGTTGTGGCAATGTAGGCTTCAGACTGTTTCAAGTCGGAAGTAGAGATAGAGATCATCTTGTAGACAAACTGCGTTGGCGACATAAAGACCTCGATCTCGGTGCTTtcaggcggaggagggatttCTTGAGATTTGGACCAGACAATCTTGACGGCATGTCGGTTCGCAAAGGCAATATCGGAGAGAACATGGTATGATATCCTCACAGATGAGTCCCTCGAGCGGCACGCCTCCTCCAGAACCCGTATTGGGCTCACGCCAGTCCACTTCCCAAAGTCCCTGATGGTTACTTTCGAGCCATCTGCGCCGTTCATGACAGTGTTGGACTTTCCAGTCAGTGGGTCAACCTCATTCACTGGTAAGCTAGCAAAGAGATCGGCCAGAGCaccgtcctcgtcatcatcctgtTCGGCCAGAATCTCAGCGGCAATACGTTCCGCTTCTTCGTTGATATCGTCTAACTCGGCTATTGGCGCAGGAGCGggttcctcctcggcctgttTCTTCTTTGCCTCCACCTTGGCTGTCGCGTAGTCCTTTTCGAGGGCAATTTTCTTGTCTCTCCATTGCTGCTCGGCCACATACTTGTCAAAGAGCACATCCTTTTCGATCCTGTCGAGCTTGGCCAAGCAAAGAGCCTCTTCTGGGTCCGCCACAGTGTTTCCCTTGGCACCACCCTTGCCTTTGGCCACATCTTGCCGCGGGCGCCGAATCTCGAACAGTTTCTCCTGTGTCTCGAGGTACAAAGGCAGCAGTTGGTCAGGCTCGATATCCTCATCGTATGTTACGTTCGATTTCTTGGGCGACGGTTGACGGGATCGATCAGGTGCACCATTCTTGCCCTTTTGTCCGCGGCGGGGTTCGAGGTCAAAGGGCGTAGTCGCGCCAGAAGGCAGGGGAGAATCAGCGCTGATGTCTGTGAGAGAATTAGTGTGAACAATATGGTAACCTAAAGATAACGGTACATGGGCAGGGAACATACCTCCTTGCGCCTTGCCCGAGCCTGGTTTCCGTCCACTGTAGTCTGGCAGCTCGGCCTTGGAGCATTCCCTGGCCAGCCAGTCTAAAATCTCCTCCAGGCCCCAGATAGAATCACTCTTGACATTGGGCGAGATGTTTGGCGCAATGTCGAGAGCGAATTGGAGCGCGGGCTGTACTCTATCCTTGGGAAAGTCGGTGTTCTCCAATGTTTGCTGGAGGGTCCATagcttgatgatgaggtcTTCCTCAGGAGGTAGTCTACTAGTTGCGCCCTCTGATGTGACGCTCGACGCAGCGAATCGGGCCTCTGCTTGAATCAAATCCAGAACATGATCCATCAGCTCTTGGGGAAGCCATtttttggtgttgatggtctCGGCCTGTCCGCGCAGGATCCGTCTGTCTGTCTCGAGGCGGGTCTTGATTCTCTGGGCATCTCTTCTGACTTTGGCCGCGTATTTATCCACCAATATTTGCAAAGCCGACTCCTCCAACTGGCGCTCGAATTCTTCGGGACTGAGTTCCTTCGCTTTGGGTGCGTTGGTcgtgttggtggtgccggcggcTTGCGGGGCATCTTTTGCGTCAGCGGCTGGCGGGGCGGCGGCATCGTCACCTTTGCCGGCCGAGGTGTCGGCGGCAGCTTCGGCAGGGTCTGCTCTGGGCTTGGATGCGATGGAAGTGGTCGCAAAGCCGCGAGCCGGGTTCGCGGCCGGCttctttgtcttcttcttgccggcCATGCTGTAAGTATGGGGTGCTGTGGGAAAGAAGTTGCGAGGAAAACACAGCAAAGCGAGAGGACGGCCGGCGATATTATGGGATGTTAGCGCTGACTGACACTGAGGACGGCCCTGAAATTTCTCGACTCAGCCTGCTTGATTAACGGGCAAAACACGACCGCCTGCCAGATTCAGGTGGAGCACCCCCCCGCTGCGATGGGGTCGCTATTCCAGCTGGGCATTCCGGCCAGCGCGGCGGAGGGACAAGAGTCGTGGTTTGCCCTGAGCTGTGGTAGTTGCTGTCGCAAATTGACGGGGCTTCAAGGGTTTCAGGTAGCAAAGGTAAAGTAAGTAGTGGTGATTCGGGAGAGACGTTTGAAGCTTGGAAACAGCGGGTTTGAAGCTCGAGAATGGGTCAATCGTTGTTCTCATTGCGCCAAAGGAGTGCTATTGAGTCGCAAagggtacctacctacataGCTGTAGGTTCGAAGTGGGCAAAAAAGATGAAGCTCCCGAGCAAATGTGAGACAGCTCTTCCGCCGTTGGATCGTTGGATAAGGGCGGGGTGCGGGGCAGTTTGAAGAATTCCGGGCACTCACGCACTGTGTCCAGCGTAATAATACTGATAGAAAGCACAGTGCCAATAATTACCAGGCAGCTTGGGGGTGGCAGCTGCAGAGCAGCCCACTTTGGGCGAAATGTGAGTCGTCGCCGAAAAACAGTCTGTGAGGTGGACAGTGATAGTTCAGGGACAGCCTTCTGGAAGCAACATATCACGGCCAGCGTCTTCAATTTTCCCTCTCCAATCTCTCCAAAATCGACTGCGGGACTGGGCCGCCCGACCATGTCATTATCCGACCCATTACTTGAACACCACATCCAACATGTCTGAAGCTGCCACTGCCTCTGCCAACGCCTCGTCGAGCGACTTTGACCTCAAGCACGCAAAGACGGCCCTGACCCTCTCGTCCACAACCGCCAGAATCGCCCAATTGCGCGCCATTGACGAGAAGATTGCCCATAAATGTGAGCACCGATTCCCGTCTGTCCCTAGCAGCAAGTGGTCAAGTGGTGTGGTCAGCTAATCTAACCCTGTCTGTCTCTTCGGCTGTGGACAGCTCTCGACAAGCCCTCTACTCTAGGCCTCCTCAAGGTCATATTCTGGACCCATGCGTTTTACACCGATAAGCACTCTCGACACGCCGTACAGCGATGTCTTGTCTCGATCTGCAAAACAGGGGAAGCCGATGTCCTCGCCCCGCTAGTGGCCGCCGTGAAGCAGGAGATCCAGAAACCCGGAATTGCGCCAGGAAATGCGTTTGTGCTGCTGGAATGGTGCAACCTATTGATTGATAACCTTGCCGGGACAACGCTCTGGGAGAAGTTTGGGAACGACATTATTCAAGCAACAGCCGATGGCCTCGACAAATGTCTTCAGGCGACCGCGAGGGACAGCGTGGGGAGGTCGGCGCTGGTCATCACTCGGAGGGGGTTCAGGAAAATTGTTTCAACCGATATCAAGGCCGTCGAGGCTGCCATCAAGCTTCTCACAACCAAAGGAACACAATCAACCGCCAAAAATGCTGCCTTGCTGGGCGTGATTGCCGGTGTGTGCTCACGAAAACCCGAGGCTAAACCCATTGTCGAAAGCGCAAAGAGCCTATACATTACCTTTTACACACGCGAAATTGTTGGATCAAGAACGCCAGTCGCCAAACACATCGCCAATGGTCTGAGTGACTTTTTCTCAGCCTTCGTGACGGTTGAGGATCTCGACAAGGACGTTTTTCCAGCTCTGGAAAAGGGTCTGCTGAGAGCCCCTGAAGTGGTGCTGAACGATCTCATCACGCCCCTGGTTCGGTCTCTCCCTGGTTTTGACCTGTCCAAGGCACTCAGTGGGCGATTCACAAAACCACTACTCTCCAACCTCAAGTCTTCTAATGCTGCGATTCGCACTGGGGCTGTGTCGGCATTCCAAGCGCTCGCCACGAGCTCCAAGGATCTGACCGAGGTGGAAAAGTCTGCTGATGAAGTGCTCACTCCTCTAAAGGGGGGAAAGCTCGCCTCTGCCGAGCACAGGGTTCTTCACTCAGAAATCCTTGTTGCTTTGCCTACCTCCCCATCTATCGCAACCAAGATTGCCACTGGGCTCCCTACCGTTGTGGGCAAGGAGGCCAACGAAGCCGCCCTGAGCGCCGAAACCCTTGCTCTCAACGCCAGTGCTATTTCTCTGCTTACCGGGTCTGAAGTTCCAAAAGCGCTGGTTGACGTTTACGCCAAGGGGCTGGCAGACAAGAAGTTCCCCGTCCGTCGGATTTGGGTTCTTCGAACCGGCGAGGTGCTGCGGAG contains:
- a CDS encoding hypothetical protein (COG:A; EggNog:ENOG503NWAW), translating into MAGKKKTKKPAANPARGFATTSIASKPRADPAEAAADTSAGKGDDAAAPPAADAKDAPQAAGTTNTTNAPKAKELSPEEFERQLEESALQILVDKYAAKVRRDAQRIKTRLETDRRILRGQAETINTKKWLPQELMDHVLDLIQAEARFAASSVTSEGATSRLPPEEDLIIKLWTLQQTLENTDFPKDRVQPALQFALDIAPNISPNVKSDSIWGLEEILDWLARECSKAELPDYSGRKPGSGKAQGDISADSPLPSGATTPFDLEPRRGQKGKNGAPDRSRQPSPKKSNVTYDEDIEPDQLLPLYLETQEKLFEIRRPRQDVAKGKGGAKGNTVADPEEALCLAKLDRIEKDVLFDKYVAEQQWRDKKIALEKDYATAKVEAKKKQAEEEPAPAPIAELDDINEEAERIAAEILAEQDDDEDGALADLFASLPVNEVDPLTGKSNTVMNGADGSKVTIRDFGKWTGVSPIRVLEEACRSRDSSVRISYHVLSDIAFANRHAVKIVWSKSQEIPPPPESTEIEVFMSPTQFVYKMISISTSDLKQSEAYIATTALFCIFGSSGKEEKVALRLPATWKDLWSEMAEAKKNKADGLDREALRHLRDMVRTRMEQELEDGVLIQGFKGRGQNKNLTDSDQSDNERVKRQSFDPEYYRNIWLQKAQTPRFQVMLQSRVQLPMWQFREQVVNAVEQNQVVIVCGETGCGKSTQVPSFLLEDQLMKGRPCKIYCTEPRRISALSLAKRVSEELGENKGDLGTSRSLVGYSIRLESNTCRETRLVYATTGIVMRMLESSNDLQEITHLVLDEVHERSIDSDFLLIVLKKLLIRRKDLKVVLMSATVDAERFSKYLSGAPVLTVPGRTFPVGVAYLEDAVELTGYSLDTRPAKEKFTDLDDDVEAEIDNSSKPELIKALRQYSPRTRNTLAAMDEYQIDFDLVLQLISRIAVDPNYTDFSKAILVFLPGIAEIRTLNDMLLGDKFFAENWLVYPLHSSIATEEQEAAFLVPPPGVRKIVLATNIAETGITIPDVTCVIDTGKHREMRFDERRQLSRLIDTFISRANAKQRRGRAGRVQEGLCFHMFTKYRHDNIMSDQQTPEMLRLSLQELAIRVKTCKIGGIEETLGEALDPPSAKNIRRAIDALVDVRALTASSEELTPLGLQLARLPLDVFLGKLILLGSIFKCLDMTVTVAAILSSKSPFIAPFGQRSQADTVRRGFRKGDSDLLTVYNAYSAWKRVCQSSASSGAEYQFCRKNFLSPQTLANIEDLKGQLITSVVDSGFLQLTAEERQAHNRLRFGGRRRRSGQVFFEIPKRVDGNSDNEVVAQSVIAWSFYPKLLVREGKGWRNVGNNQAIQLHPSSVNKGGGNGEVKWMSYYHIMQNKQFLNAHETTAVDPFAVALLCGDVRADLYSGVLVLDGNRARFAVPDWKTMLVMKVLRARLREMLARCFKSPGRLVTAQQERWLEVWQRIFGLAWEVREREREKGGGGVVGGKELR